A genome region from Nocardia sp. NBC_00565 includes the following:
- a CDS encoding glycosyltransferase family 4 protein, whose translation MSTGLFAPISAPIASSDLLSTDHVGARFRIAMVVPPYFDVPPKAYGGVEAVVADLVDSLVARGHDVTLLGAGEPGTKAKFVPVWEQAMPHRLGEPFPEVVHALKVRRAIERIAATSGVDLVHDHTFAGPLNAPAYLGLGLPTVVTVHGPVDDDDCYRYYSELGKDVSLVAISDRQRELAPDLNWVGRVHNALHVDQWPFQVEKGDYALFLGRFTKTKGPHLALKAAHAAGIPLVLAGKCSEAPELAYFEKEVRPLLTERDHVFGLADAAAKRKLLAGARCLLFPIDWEEPFGMVMIEAMVCGTPVVALRGGAVPEVVVDGVTGRICDDPAELPAAIAEVRDLDPAACRAHVEANFGAGTLGRGYEQVYHQILRSRRLARAAQLLGETVPVRIPV comes from the coding sequence ATGAGCACAGGTCTATTTGCGCCGATTTCGGCGCCCATTGCCTCTTCGGATCTGCTGTCGACCGACCATGTCGGCGCCCGATTTCGCATCGCCATGGTCGTTCCGCCTTATTTCGATGTGCCGCCGAAGGCCTATGGCGGCGTCGAGGCGGTCGTTGCCGACTTGGTCGATTCACTGGTCGCCCGCGGCCACGACGTCACACTGCTCGGCGCGGGTGAGCCCGGTACCAAGGCCAAGTTCGTCCCGGTCTGGGAGCAAGCGATGCCGCACCGGCTCGGCGAACCGTTTCCCGAGGTAGTGCACGCCTTGAAGGTGCGAAGGGCGATCGAGCGGATCGCCGCCACCTCCGGGGTAGATCTGGTGCACGACCACACCTTCGCCGGACCGCTCAACGCCCCGGCCTACCTGGGACTAGGCCTGCCGACGGTGGTCACAGTGCACGGCCCGGTCGACGACGACGACTGCTATCGGTATTACAGCGAATTAGGTAAGGACGTGTCACTGGTGGCCATCAGTGACCGGCAGCGCGAATTGGCTCCGGATCTGAATTGGGTCGGGCGTGTACACAATGCGCTGCATGTCGATCAGTGGCCGTTCCAAGTGGAAAAAGGTGACTATGCGCTATTCCTGGGTCGGTTCACAAAGACCAAGGGGCCGCATCTGGCGTTGAAAGCCGCGCATGCGGCCGGCATTCCTTTGGTGCTCGCCGGCAAATGCAGTGAAGCCCCCGAGCTGGCGTATTTCGAAAAAGAGGTGCGTCCGCTGCTGACCGAGCGAGATCACGTTTTCGGCCTCGCCGACGCGGCGGCCAAACGTAAACTGCTCGCAGGCGCACGCTGTCTGTTGTTCCCCATCGACTGGGAGGAACCGTTCGGCATGGTGATGATCGAAGCGATGGTCTGCGGCACACCGGTGGTCGCCCTGCGCGGCGGTGCGGTCCCCGAGGTCGTCGTCGACGGCGTGACGGGCCGGATCTGTGACGATCCCGCCGAGTTGCCCGCCGCGATCGCCGAGGTGCGCGATCTGGATCCGGCCGCGTGCCGCGCCCATGTCGAGGCGAACTTCGGCGCGGGCACCCTGGGCCGCGGCTACGAGCAGGTCTATCACCAGATCTTGCGCTCGCGGCGACTTGCGCGCGCGGCCCAATTGCTCGGCGAGACGGTGCCGGTCCGGATCCCGGTATGA